The Vespula vulgaris chromosome 2, iyVesVulg1.1, whole genome shotgun sequence genome has a segment encoding these proteins:
- the LOC127072597 gene encoding protein artichoke-like, whose product MWTTRPRTKRKRWDSPATKTSTSIGKESSEKQQQQQRSDRRRDGFRILYSVVLAACMATQEARSARCPPPETIPRCPCYNFEDGLFLECAGATEESLRNALSSVIQAAGPEGMFVQSLNVYELDRKVEELRPQAFPSGSQIRHLQISHSAIREISEEAFVRLDKSLESLALVSGRLPRVPQKAMSTLKRLKVLDLEANLIHELPSFSFYNLPLIKLNLKGNQIVKISEYAFAGLEYTLKDLDMAENKIRMFPMTSLRRLEHLTSLKLAWNEVAQLPEDGYSRLDALNFLDLSSNNFKNIPLNCFRCCPSLRTLSLYYNAVESVDKDAFISLIDLESIDLSHNKIVFLEVATFRANQKLRSIDLSHNHIHYIRGVFSRLPELKELFLAENNILEIPAETFAGSTSLSVVYLQQNAIRRIDARGLVTLGQLAQLHLSGNYIEKVPRDFLEHCENLSTLSLDGNNIRELEVGTFAKAKQLRELRLQDNQITEVKRGVFAPLPSLLELHLQNNAITDMETGALRSLHSLQHVNLQGNLLAVLGDVFQVSNEIGQNGNTGSSLVSIQLDNNGLGVLHNDSLRGQASVRIMWLGHNRLTRLQAPLFRDLLLVERLYLTNNSISRIEDTAFQPMQALKFLELSMNRLSHVTVRTFSELHELEELYLQDNGLRRLDPYALTALKRLRILDLANNNLNVLHDKIFQEGLPIRTLNLKNCTVSLIENGAFRGLNNLFELNLEHNHLTATALDRLDIPGLRILRISYNNFSQINGNSLDGLPSLQHLAMDSAQIHRMPAELFSKNKNLAKLLLSNNFLKILSPVLFLELDSLKEVKLDGNRFIEIPYEVLANASTIEFLSLANNEIDHVDMSRLNGLTSLRELDLRSNYITTLSGFAAVNLSRLISVDLSHNHLTALPANFFARSNLLRKVELAANKFRQIPAVALSAQNIPNLAWLNVTANPLVRIHEISSEARYPALQEIHISGTNLTIVTSQDFEAFPALMHLFMGSNMISRVSPSAFRSLPNLLTLDLSINELELLPQERLKGLEHLRLLNLTHNRLKDLEDFPPDLKALQILDLSYNQISNVGKSTFQHLENLAELHLYGNWISSISPDAFKRLKKLRILDLSRNSLANLPLNAFRPLETQIRSLRAEENPLHCDCESQELWEWLRDHQKLVGGGVSRNRGGGGMRMNDVESGLLKCEQPPELRGLVFLDLDPHAFCSAPLVLKLAIQDIQPFSVLVSWQSRNHSGLRGYQVAYHALDNVDEVRARFLEPNARSIKLSKLMSNTRYLICVFGLGNWLTNLNEEMIVSHLNISKDELIESTPVTQMADSPTSRCTEVKTLETPNAVISSDGSSMGDMGGVSSFLTRRLGLIVGCCMGFVVFLLLVSILGYLKVKKQREAVKRDQQPIPPEYISYRHFSIQSGEAGHAARQASQEGQHPSFISNVGNTTLNV is encoded by the exons atgtggACGACGAGGCCGCGTACGAAACGAAAGCGCTGGGATTCGCCAGCGACTAAAACGAGTACGTCGATCGGCAAAGAATCGTCCgagaaacaacaacaacaacaacgaagTGATCGTCGAAGAGACGGTTTCCGAATCCTTTATTCGGTGGTCCTGGCGGCCTGCATGGCGACCCAGGAAGCGAGAAGCGCCAGGTGTCCACCGCCGGAAACAATACCGAGATGTCCGTGTTATAATTTCGAAGACGGCCTCTTCCTCGAGTGTGCTGGTGCCACCGAAGAGTCCCTTAGGAATGCCTTGTCCAGTGTCATACAAGCTGCTGGACCAGAAG GAATGTTCGTCCAATCGTTAAATGTCTACGAGCTGGATCGGAAGGTGGAGGAACTCCGACCCCAAGCTTTTCCATCGGGCTCGCAAATCAGACACTTACAAATCTCACACTCGGCGATTCGTGAAATCAGCGAGGAGGCTTTCGTACGATTAGACAAGAGCTTGGAATCGTTGGCTCTCGTGTCCGGTCGACTGCCGCGAGTACCTCAGAAAGCAATGTCCACGTTGAAACGCTTGAAAGTCCTCGACCTCGAAGCTAATCTTATTCATGAACTACCGAGTTTCAGCTTTTACAACTTACCATTGATAAAACTGAATTTAAAGGGAAATCAAATAGTCAAAATCTCTGAGTACGCGTTCGCCGGCTTGGAGTATACGTTGAAAGATCTTGATATGGCAGAAAACAAGATCAGGATGTTTCCTATGACATCACTTAGAAGGTTGGAACACTTAACATCATTGAAACTCGCGTGGAACGAGGTCGCGCAGTTGCCCGAAGACGGATACTCGCGACTTGACGCATTAAATTTTCTCGACCTCAGCAGCAACAATTTCAAGAACATACCTCTGAACTGTTTCCGTTGTTGTCCTTCTTTAAGGACTCTTTCGCTCTACTACAACGCCGTTGAGTCGGTCGACAAAGACGCCTTTATATCCTTGATAGATCTCGAATCTATCGATCTTAGTCACAACAAGATCGTATTCTTAGAAGTTGCTACATTTCGTGCCAATCAGAAGCTCAGGTCCATTGACCTCAGCCATAATCACATACACTATATACGCGGTGTATTCTCAAGATTGCCAGAATTAAAAGAACTCTTTCTAGcggaaaataatatattggaGATACCAGCGGAAACATTCGCCGGTAGTACGAGTCTCTCGGTCGTGTATCTTCAACAGAACGCTATCAGAAGGATCGACGCTAGAGGCTTGGTAACCCTCGGTCAGTTGGCCCAACTTCATCTAAGCGGTAATTACATCGAGAAAGTACCGAGGGACTTTCTCGAGCATTGCGAGAATCTATCGACTCTCTCTCTGGACGGTAACAACATACGGGAATTAGAAGTAGGAACGTTCGCGAAGGCGAAGCAATTGAGAGAACTTCGGCTGCAAGACAATCAAATTACGGAAGTTAAGAGAGGAGTCTTTGCTCCTCTACCGTCCCTTCTAGAGCTTCATCTTCAAAATAACGCGATAACAGACATGGAGACCGGTGCTTTACGATCTTTACACAGCCTTCAGCACGTTAATCTCCAAGGAAATTTATTAGCAGTCCTGGGAGACGTATTTCAAGTGTCGAACGAAATCGGACAAAACGGAAATACCGGTAGTTCTTTGGTATCCATACAACTGGACAACAACGGACTCGGTGTATTGCATAATGATTCTTTAAGAGGCCAAGCCTCTGTCAGAATCATGTGGTTGGGACACAATAGATTGACGCGCCTCCAGGCTCCACTCTTCAGAGATCTTCTTTTGGTCGAACGACTTTATCTCACAAACAACTCGATTTCACGAATAGAAGACACCGCCTTTCAGCCAATGCAAGCTTTAAAATTCCTCGAGCTTAGCATGAATCGATTGAGTCACGTCACCGTGAGAACTTTTTCCGAATTGCACGAACTCGAAGAACTCTATTTGCAGGACAACGGTCTTCGACGATTGGATCCCTACGCGTTGACAGCTTTAAAACGACTGCGTATACTGGATCTTGCTAACAATAATCTGAACGTATTGCACGATAAGATTTTCCAGGAAGGTCTACCCATTAGAACTTTGAATCTGAAGAATTGTACGGTTAGTTTAATCGAGAACGGTGCCTTCAGAGgattaaataatcttttcgaACTTAATCTCGAACATAATCACCTCACTGCCACGGCTCTAGACAGACTGGACATACCGGGATTGAGAATCCTCAGGATATCCTACAATAATTTTAGTCAAATCAATGGAAACTCGTTGGACGGTTTACCGTCCCTTCAACATCTTGCCATGGACTCTGCGCAAATCCATCGAATGCCGGccgaattattttcgaaaaataaaaatttggcCAAGTTGTTACTAAGTAACAATTTCCTTAAAATTTTATCGCCGGTCCTCTTCCTTGAATTGGATTCGCTGAAGGAGGTCAAACTAGACGGAAATAGATTCATAGAGATTCCGTACGAAGTTCTCGCAAACGCCAGTACCATCGAGTTTCTCTCGCTTGCAAACAATGAGATAGACCACGTGGACATGTCGCGTTTAAACGGATTGACCAGTTTACGGGAACTCGATCTACGTAGTAATTACATCACGACCCTCTCTGGTTTCGCGGCAGTAAACTTGTCCCGTTTGATATCCGTAGATCTTAGTCACAATCATTTGACCGCCCTTCCGGCTAACTTCTTCGCTCGATCGAATCTCTTACGTAAAGTTGAATTAGCCGCGAACAAGTTTCGACAGATACCAGCGGTCGCACTCTCTGCTCAAAATATACCGAATCTTGCCTGGCTCAACGTCACTGCCAATCCTCTCGTCAGAATACACGAAATAAGTTCCGAGGCAAGATACCCGGCCCTTCAAGAGATCCACATTTCTGGGACGAATCTTACCATTGTTACCAGCCAAGATTTCGAGGCCTTTCCCGCTCTGATGCATCTCTTCATGGGCAGTAACATGATCTCTAGAGTGTCGCCAAGCGCTTTTCGCAGTCTACCAAATCTCCTCACTTTGGATCTCAGTATCAACGAACTGGAACTCCTACCTCAGGAGAGATTGAAGGGCTTAGAACATCTGAGACTACTCAATCTGACGCACAACCGTTTAAAGGATCTCGAAGATTTCCCACCGGATTTAAAGGCACTACAAATACTCGACCTCTCCTACAATCAGATCAGCAACGTAGGAAAGAGCACGTTCCAACATCTGGAGAATCTCGCGGAACTACATCTTTACGGTAACTGGATATCCTCGATATCGCCGGACGCGTTCAAACGTTTAAAGAAACTACGGATCTTGGATCTCAGCAGAAATTCCTTAGCCAATTTACCACTAAACGCCTTTCGTCCACTGGAAACACAGATACGGAGCTTAAGGGCTGAAG AAAATCCTCTACACTGCGACTGCGAATCCCAGGAGCTTTGGGAATGGTTACGGGACCATCAAAAGCTGGTAGGAGGTGGCGTGAGTCGGAATCGTGGCGGTGGTGGTATGCGAATGAACGACGTGGAAAGCGGATTGCTAAAGTGCGAACAACCGCCAGAATTGCGTGGCCTGGTTTTCCTCGACCTCGATCCGCATGCTTTCTGCTCCGCGCCATTGGTCCTAAAACTCGCGATCCAGGATATACAGCCGTTCTCAGTATTGGTGTCCTGGCAGAGTAGAAATCACTCCGGGCTACGAGGATACCAGGTTGCTTATCATGCTCTGGACAACGTCGACGAG gtcCGCGCAAGATTTCTGGAGCCGAATGCCCGTTCAATAAAACTCTCCAAATTGATGTCCAACACTCGCTATCTGATCTGCGTGTTTGGGCTAGGCAACTGGTTGACGAATCTCAACGAGGAGATGATCGTGAGCCATTTGAATATTTCGAAGGACGAGCTGATCGAATCAACGCCAGTAACGCAAATGGCGGATTCACCTACGAGCCGTTGCACCGAAGTAAAGACTTTGGAGACACCGAACGCAGTGATAAGCAGCGATGGTTCTTCGATGGGAGACATGGGTGGTGTCAGCAGTTTTCTCACGAGAAGACTCGGTCTCATAGTAGGCTGCTGTATGGGATTCGTCGTCTTTCTCCTGCTCGTCTCGATCTTGGGCTACCTCAAGGTCAAAAAGCAACGAGAGGCCGTGAAAAGAGATCAACAGCCGATACCACCcgaatatatatcttacagACACTTCAGCATACAAAGTGGCGAGGCCGGCCATGCAGCCAGGCAGGCCAGTCAAGAAGGGCAGCATCCGAGTTTCATCAGCAATGTCGGCAACACTACGTTGAACGTATGA